One window of Amaranthus tricolor cultivar Red isolate AtriRed21 chromosome 13, ASM2621246v1, whole genome shotgun sequence genomic DNA carries:
- the LOC130797759 gene encoding ylmG homolog protein 2, chloroplastic, giving the protein MASTATTEKTAKCELPYPLTMFPVIAPPFSPHQFFFKPISTVSVEVLHNLQKSISSTLEKCLQSLHFSATQNPFLSKLLSFSSHLHNFSQVHCRNQRSQNFLSSQNFAAVLPGDSVAGIVVGNGIMNFLNIYNSLLVVRLVLTWFPNAPPQVVSPLSTLCDPYLNIFRGIIPPLGGTLDLSPILAFLVLNAFTSAAAALPAELPPVTVKNEGSPQPGLSDLTMSQRKWQRRLRSKRSITYDAPN; this is encoded by the exons ATGGCTTCAACTGCTACAACTGAGAAGACCGCCAAATGCGAGCTTCCATATCCATTAACAATGTTTCCAGTGATAGCACCTCCTTTTAGTCCCCATCAATTCTTCTTCAAACCCATTTCAACTGTTTCCGTTGAAGTTCTTCACAATTTACAAAAATCAATTTCATCAACTTTGGAGAAATGTCTTCAATCCCTTCATTTTTCTGCTACCCAGAATCCCTTTCTCAGCAAGCTACTTTCCTTTTCTTCTCACCTCCACAACTTCTCTCAG GTTCATTGTAGAAATCAAAGGAGTCAAAACTTCCTGTCAAGTCAGAACTTCGCAGCTGTTTTACCTGGTGATTCAGTCGCAGGCATTGTAGTCGGAAATGGCATCATGAATTTCCTGAATATCTACAACTCATTGTTAGTTGTCAGGCTTGTTTTGACATGGTTCCCAAACGCTCCACCTCAAGTTGTTAGTCCCCTAAG CACCTTGTGTGACCCCTACTTGAACATATTTCGCGGCATAATCCCACCGCTCGGAGGAACCTTGGATTTGTCGCCTATATTAGCATTCCTTGTTCTGAATGCTTTTACAAGTGCAGCTGCTGCACTTCCTGCTGAACTTCCCCCAGTCACGGTAAAAAATGAAGGATCACCACAGCCTGGATTATCGGATCTTACCATGTCACAGAGAAAATGGCAGAGAAGACTTCGTAGTAAGAGATCGATTACTTATGATGCTCCTAATTAA
- the LOC130797761 gene encoding uncharacterized protein LOC130797761, whose protein sequence is MDSSIDIRRSHQSSYERLLAIIFTILAVISPLYIDQQSSTELEEDEAFNLSLLLPILLLIVILAIIISSYMDQNRFDPNWIHRVGGSSGGILLILTILILVLKCKS, encoded by the coding sequence ATGGACTCTTCCATTGATATCAGGAGAAGTCACCAATCTTCATATGAGAGGCTTCTAGCTATCATCTTTACCATACTGGCTGTGATATCTCCTCTTTATATTGATCAACAATCATCGACTGAACTCGAAGAAGATGAAGCGTTCAATTTGTCGTTACTCCTTCCCATCCTGCTCTTGATCGTCATCCTCGCCATTATTATCTCCAGCTACATGGATCAAAACCGGTTTGATCCAAACTGGATTCACAGAGTCGGAGGTTCGTCTGGTGGGATTCTTCTTATTCTCACTATTCTTATTCTAGTTTTAAAGTGTAAATCATGA
- the LOC130797760 gene encoding uncharacterized protein LOC130797760, with protein MLQEEYQPKMAKQKMLLLTLLSLLFSASATQTQSKVTNNPGDQLVAILNDNRTAHHSTSLYSNPGLGCIALQYIKAYEGNCDAVGGPKAKKPEDSAFAETFAPNCNVEPTTLTQITGRFLGCQSEYLKPDRAFSELLIKDDKSLNILYSKNHTEVGAAVSGSDGGAPYFWCVLFSNGKSNSSFVLEGGVAKVSRPGCFSGANDDCSSAESLHSSLVFYCVLAVMVLIGFSFGL; from the exons ATGCTCCAGGAAGAATATCAACCAAAAATGGCGAAGCAGAAAATGTTACTTCTTActcttctttctcttctcttttcagCGTCTGCTACTCAGACTCAAA GCAAAGTCACGAATAACCCAGGTGACCAGCTTGTGGCTATACTGAACGATAACAGAACTGCACACCATTCAACATCCCTCTACAGCAACCCTGGTTTGGGTTGCATCGCTTTGCAATACATAAAAGCATATGAAGGCAATTGTGATGCGGTAGGTGGACCCAAAGCCAAGAAGCCCGAGGATTCTGCTTTCGCTGAGACATTTGCCCCCAATTGCAATGTGGAGCCCACAACCCTGACCCAAATCACAGGGCGCTTTTTGGGCTGCCAATCTGAATATCTCAAGCCCGATAGAGCATTCTCAGAGTTACTAATCAAAGACGATAAAAGCCTGAACATTCTTTACAGTAAAAACCATACTGAAGTTGGGGCTGCAGTAAGTGGGTCCGATGGTGGGGCACCATATTTTTGGTGTGTGCTCTTCAGCAACGGAAAATCTAACAGTAGCTTCGTTCTTGAGGGTGGTGTAGCTAAGGTGAGTAGACCGGGTTGTTTCAGTGGCGCCAATGATGATTGTAGCAGCGCAGAAAGTTTACATTCCAGCCTTGTGTTTTATTGTGTTCTAGCAGTAATGGTTCTAATCGGGTTTTCTTTTGGTCTATGA